The Tripterygium wilfordii isolate XIE 37 chromosome 23, ASM1340144v1, whole genome shotgun sequence genomic sequence ccattccttgtattattggagagaaagaaattgaaaaagccttgatggatcttggtgcgagtgtgaatatcatgccttattctgtttacactacattgaagatcggtgagttgaaaccaacaccagtcactctccaattagcggatcgctctttagtgcatccttttgggctagttgaagatgttctagtgaaggtgggagagtttgttattccggtggattttctagtgcttgatatggagggtgaacctaatccgggaaaagatgtaccaatcattctaggccgcggttttatggcaaccaccaacaccatcattgatgtCAAGATGGGAGTTCTCACTATGACAGTCTTTGATAAAACTATTCAGTTTCGGCTCTTTGAGGCCATGAGACATTCTAATGATTCAAAGACTTGTTTTTGGGTGGATGTGGTGGATAGAAGAGTCGACATGGAGCTGCATAGAAATGATAAAACCATTGCTTTGGAAGCTTTTCTAGTGGGAGATATTGAGAGGACTCTGGACAATGATACTCAAGAAGTTGTAAACATGTTTGAGGCTTCTCCTAGTTATCAACACAAGTGGCGTCCgacctttgaaaatttgagggaCTCTCCAAATCTTGAGAAGCTAGTACCATCTATAGTGAGTCCGCCAGAGCTAGAGTTGAAGCCTTTGCCCGCACATTTGCGATATGCATTCTTAGGTAACTCTAAAACTCTTcctgttattatttcttctaatctttctctcttggaagaagagaaattgctcCGTGTTCTCAGGGAATACAAGAGTGCAATTGGGTGGACCATTGCGGATATTCGTGGCATTAGCCCCTCTGTGTGCATGCATCGCATTTTGATGGAGGACGGAACTAAAGCCACTAGAGAGGGACAAAGAAGATTAaatccaaacatgaaagaagttgtccggagtgagattttgaagctcttggatgttggcgttatttatcctatttctgattCCAAATGGGTGAGTCCAGTCCATCTTGTGCCGAAGAAATCTGGGATTACTGTCGAAGCTAATGAGAACAATGTGCTTATTCCTACTCGGAAGGTCACGGGATGGcgagtttgtattgattatcggaaaCTGAATTTAGCTACCCGAAAAGATCACTTCCCAttaccttttattgatcagatgcttgagagactggcagggcatgagtattattgcttcctggatggttattctggttataaccaaattgccattgctcccgaagatcaagacaagactactttcacttgtccaTTTGGAACATTTGCTTACCGTCGGATGCCTTTTGGCTTATGCAATGCTCCTGCAACATTTCAGCGTTGCATGATAAGCatcttctctgacatggtggagcgttttattgagatatttatggatgatttttctgtctttgggtcaagttttgacaattgccttcaaaatctatctattgtgttgaggagatgtgaagaaaccaatttggtgctaaattgggaaaaatgccaCTTTATGGTGCAACGAGGAAATGTGTTGGGGCATATTATCTCCAAAAATGGGATTGAAGTTGATCCGGCAAAGATAGAGCTTATATCGAAGCTTCCTCCTCCGATTAATGTGAAAGGAATTCGTTCTTTTCTGGGACATGCAGGGTTCTATAGGAGGTTCAttcaagatttttctaaaattgctaggcctttatgcaaccttttggccaaagatgcagtttttctattcgatgaagcttgtatgagggcattcgatttgttgaaagagaaacttactaccgctccaattatgatgcctccagatttttctttgccatttgaaattatgtgcgatgcttctgactttgccattggagcagtgctttgtcaacgagttgacaagaagtctcatgttatatattattcaagccaaacactcaatgatgctcaagtcaattataccaccaccgagaaagagttgttggctattgtttttgccttggacaagtttcgtcaaTATTTAGCATGCTCTAAAGTGATTGTCTACTCTGACCATGCAGCATTGCGGTATTTATTGTCAAAGAAAGACTCCAAGCCACGGCTCATTCGTTGGGTACTGCTTCtccaagagtttgatttggagattcgggATAAAAAGGGGTGTGAGAATGTAGTTGCTGATCATCTCTCTCGGCTCGCTATCAAGGAAAACGGTGAAAGAGATATGGATTTCAATGAGACCTTTCCAGATGAGCATTTATTTGAGGTCGAGGAAGTTCCTTGGTATGCAGATATCGTTAATTATCTGGTAAGCCGGAAGTTACCTCCGGGTATGACCACACATGAGAAAAACAAGTTTCTATCCTCCATCAAATATTACTATTGGGATGATCCTTATTTATTCAGATGTTGTCCTGATCAGATTATCAGACGATGTATTCCGGTTAATGAGCAAGAAAGTGTTCTTCACTTTTGCCACTCTCATGTGTGTGGAGGGCATTTTGGGGGGAAGAAAACTTCTGCCAAGGTACTTCAatgtggattttattggccctctctgttcaaagatgctcattctttctgtttgacgtgtgatcgatgccaacgaaccgggaatatttcagcaagagatcaaatgccattgaacaacatattgactattgagctatttgatgtgtgggggattgacttcatgggtccattccccaattcccatggaaatctatatattttggtggcggttgattatgtgagtaaatgggttgaagctctaccgtgcaaaaccaatgatcatggtgtggttttgcatttcttgaaaaatatgatctttgcaaggtttggaactccaagagctattattagtgatggtggatcgcatttttgcaacaagtactttgagaagttgatgaaaaaatgtgGGGTAACTCACAAGGTTGCTACACCTTACCACCCGCAAACGAGTGGCCAGGTGGAGATATCGAACCGGGAGATCAAACATATTCTTGAGAAGACGGTTTCTTCTAGTAGAAAGGACTGGAGTATTAAgcttaatgatgctctttgggcttaTCGGACTGCTTTTaagactcctattggcatgtctccttaCCGGTTAGTCTTTGGGAAGCCTTGTCATTTACCGGTAGAGCTGCAACATCGAGCATACTGGGCAAtcaaggttttgaactttgatctccAGGAAGCTGGCAATATGAGGAAGCTCCAACTtaatgagcttgatgagctgcggaatgactcctatgagaatgctaaaatctacaaggaaaagaccaaaCTCTTTCATGATAAACATATCTCAAGGAAGGTATTTGAAGCAGGTCAAAAAGTCTTGCTGTATAATGCTCGCCTTCGATTTTTTCCGGGAAAGCTTCGATCAAGGTGGAGTGGTCCGTATGAGGTGATTAAAGTTCTTCCTTATGGCTCTGTATTTATCAAGGACCCTCGCACAAGTTTTGAGCAGCAAGTAAATGGTCACCGCCTCAAGCCCTATTTTGAGACCTCTTTTGATATGGAAAAGTACAAGTTACGCTTGGAAGATCCTCCATCCCTTTGAAGATCTTAGCACCgccacgtctggctgaagacattaaacttagcgctatttgggaggcaacccaatgcagtatatccttttgtgtatccttttcttctttatcattctatttttattggcaaaaattttgtgtggatgttagtttgcatgtgctgaaatctggctgcaggaaaattgaaatttctgggcaatatgttacagccagaccacgcctaggcgtgcatatccacgcctaggcgcaacttatcaccacgcctaggcgtggacaATCCACGCCTGGGCGtgtctatttaaaaaaaaaaaaaaaaaaaaaaaaaaaaactcttcattATATACCACACAATCTGTACACAGTCACATACCCACGCCGAGCTTTCTCTCTACCgcgtgcctaggcgcacctctCCAATCCTCGCCTAAGCGACAATCTAAGCGCATCAGGTATGTAATAGTTTCTCTATGCTTGCTCTATTCCAAGCAAGAATTGAAGTGAGAGAATTGCAAAGTTTGGCAATGGCATCTCCTAATTTTTGGAAGTTTAGGGCTAAAGTATGGGATATCTTGGTTGATTCTCTCATTCTGAGTCATGTAGGACATATTGGTTGCCTGATCTGCTGTTTTTGTGTACAAAGTGTGGGATTTGGTGCTTGAAGctcgggttgccatggcaacccgtgcgtgttggggaagaagggaccacgcctaggcgtggttccctcacgcctaggcgtgagttcgcctaggcgtggttcactcacgcctaggcgtgagttcgcctaggcgtgagttcgcctaggcgtggttcactcacgcctaggcgtgagttcgcctaggcgtggttcactcacgcctaggcgtgagttgGTCTTATCTCATACCATCTTTTGTCATCTTTCTGTGCAGTATTGCGTTAATGATTATCCCTgctattcttaattgttttacaTTGCTTTTGCAGTAATTATGCCGCGTCAAAAGCTAGTGGCATCCATGCGCAAGAAGCGCACTTCTCGGTTCACAACACCTCAGCCACCTCCTGCAACAGAGGGGTCTACTTCTGGAGCTGCCATTGATTACTTTGACATTGCTACTCTTGTGCCGGAGGTATATTTATCTGCTGATCTGTTGAACAAGGTTGGGGTAAGAAGTGAGCCTTTCGGCCGGCTCCGccacttttgttctttcattgctaccccggatgtttcttctgctgctgatgttccgGTCTATCCAAGCCTGGTGCGTGCATTCTATCGCACCGTGGAAGCAACAGGGCCTGGCCTCTACCAAGCTATATTGCCTTCCGGGATGATTActttttctgctgctgatgttagtgCCAGTATTGGACATCCTACTTCCCAGCCTCCTGATAGTGGTTTCCAGCCACCTATTCCTTCTGCCCAGCTGGAGGATCATGAGTGGATGGTCCAACATTTTACTGGTCGGCGGGGAAAATTTGTTCGGAAATCTGCTCTTCCGCAGGTTATGTATCTTGTGGACCGGCTAGTGCATGGTAACTTATGGCCAACTGGGCACCAGAgtgagaggagggaggaggcCTTGGAGATTCTTTATTGTATCTGGACTGGTACTTGGTTTGATCTTGGCCACTATTATATTCAGTCCTTTTTGGCTATCCGTAGGAGCGTGGAGGACACCAAAGTCAAGGTGAAGAGGCTCTTTCTGCCGCGGATCATCACTCGCTTGCTGACATATCTCCAGGTGCTACCTCTGACTCTGCAGTCTGTCTCTCTTCCCATGGAGGCGTATGATTTGAGCAACTGGCGTATTAGTATAGCTCGTATTCGCTCTGCCCCTGCTGGGAGAGCTCGATATGCTCCGGGTGTGCAGCAGTTTGCGGAGGAGGACGAGGATGGCGAGGAGGAGGATACCGCTCCGAGTGATGCCGATGCTGCTGATCATGATACTCGGATCAAGGAGATGAGCGACCAGCTGACTCGTCTTGAGCACACTTTCCAGTCTCATGCTGAGTATGTCCAGCAGCAGTTCCAGACTCAGGGTCAGCAGATTACTGATGTCCTATCCATGCTCCAGGAGATGCGGCGCGACAAAAATCTCACTTATGTTCGCCGCAAGACCTCTGGTGGACCCACTCAGTAGTTTCCCctgcaggttgtattgttctacgcttgtcatccattttattttgtccCGATTATTCCTCTCTTATGCTTTGAGGACAAAGCTTGTTCTAACAGTGGGGTGGTTGGGTAGTCTTATTTTATGCTGCTGTTATTAAGGTCAAGTACTATGGATGATGCCCTCTTATTTTCTGTTAATCTGTGCGTGGATGGACTcccttatgtttcatatttaagttgcgaacccatcttgtccccttatatgcttgaggaatcattgatgcctacttgattatttacgaaattgattcacttgcattgaaatgtagtggggtatgacttggttggatatatgtgttgaatgtggattttctcttagatgagctagaacatcatttcagtaatatcattggcactagttatttgtatacaagtaaaaaaaaaaaaaaaaaaaaaaaaaaaaaaaaaaaaaaaaaaagcttgaaaatgatgaaaatcatgttccgctcatgtgtttttgctgagtaaccggggctcttgtctaaccaacttgagtttcgcgtaaaaaggtgaggcagtcatgatgaacatactaggcctgcttaacttcgaaaccttgtcaactcgagaaattgatccgaggggtgctttgtcacctaatgccctaaacctactggttgggagtcattggttgagaactcgctacatgggttgactagaaagtttaatggagtgagcattgcacggttctagataaaaaaaaaaaagagaaaacctttagacagagtagtatgtatataaataaatgtgccttggtatcattgtttggttgttcttgggattcttggaatgtgactatgtttagcatgtataaactcttggaagccacatttttatgcatttcctcttagcactgcatgccatctaaaaaaaaaaatatatttaattgagtaggctgaaaattttccatgagtatatcatgcggatgaagtgtggggtgtttgatatcttgggactgaaacgtttgtgggtgtcgttcttgtaagccctcaggagacacaactcctccactagggacacctaggggtttaaaggcttgttgcatatgctaaatgcaaccgcgattcctgcgttagtgagttaagatgttagtggtacatgtacttaatctagttttacttgaggacaagtaaggtttaagtgtggggtgtttgataggtgtgataatacttattgtttttggtaggaatctccccctcttaagcttcatttaaataaataatgagtgtatttatgttttgatttgtattttttgataggttgattgcggtttggatgaaaagtgatgaaaaaagggctgaactgaagaaaatgtccaccgaccttcgtgtgttcaaatacttataactttttgtcacgttatcggaatcaagcgaaataaaaggcattggaaactagacatctcaagctttccgtagacgctaaaatcgtgcaaatcggacgtcgtatggagattttggaagcattccacgcctaggcgcaatatttgtgcacgcccagtatcacttgtgcacgcccagtccagcgagttggggcgtgaatttgaagttgtgcacgcctaggattgcgcctaggcgtgcgcctaggcgtgcgcctaggcgtggtgcgcctaggcgtgaatacaacgcgcctaggcgcacaagacagttttttgggatgttttaattcgcgaacttgccgagccgcaggacacttttgaacctagaactgattttctggggagcgaaaccagagggggaaggcgattcttggagctaggaggagagattcttcagctcaacttggatctactcaactaattgggtttattcatgattttctcatctctccttttgtgtttttctctcattatgtgtaactaaatctcttgtgccaaggctaggatgaagccttgggtttgatgactttgtttatgacttgatttacatatatatgagttgatttgggtataaatcttgtgtttctatgtttgattgcaatttcttcatgcttgtggtgtttggccaacactttaggtttttggatgaaattgtttggagaatttgcttagacaataatatgtcaagtagattatgcttcttgaaacacttgattatgaatgtgtctccctttaattaggtgacaattttgtatgaatcctaatctccatagaactccataaattcctatgcatgtttagaccaataagatggctagaatgt encodes the following:
- the LOC119993755 gene encoding uncharacterized protein LOC119993755, which codes for MPRQKLVASMRKKRTSRFTTPQPPPATEGSTSGAAIDYFDIATLVPEVYLSADLLNKVGVRSEPFGRLRHFCSFIATPDVSSAADVPVYPSLVRAFYRTVEATGPGLYQAILPSGMITFSAADVSASIGHPTSQPPDSGFQPPIPSAQLEDHEWMVQHFTGRRGKFVRKSALPQVMYLVDRLVHGNLWPTGHQSERREEALEILYCIWTGTWFDLGHYYIQSFLAIRRSVEDTKVKVKRLFLPRIITRLLTYLQVLPLTLQSVSLPMEAYDLSNWRISIARIRSAPAGRARYAPGVQQFAEEDEDGEEEDTAPSDADAADHDTRIKEMSDQLTRLEHTFQSHAEYVQQQFQTQGQQITDVLSMLQEMRRDKNLTYVRRKTSGGPTQ